The window AATTAATATGTTACAACATCACGTAATATAAATTGTTATAACATAACAATCAATAGTTAATGCAAATAATTATCAATAAGTTTAATTTAAAATAAAATACATAATGTTATGTATAAGTTTATGTATTAACTAGACTAACAGTTAGGCATTACTTTAAATAATATAGATAAGATACGCTTTGTCTTTTTATGTGGATTTGCTTTGACATATTAAGCGCTCAATAGGGACACCCATGTTTACAAAAATAGAAGGCACTTTGTTAGCGCAACTAATCAATGACGCGATCGATTTATCACGTGATGAACTGCAACAACCAAAGAATGTAAATGATAAAGAAAAGCTTGAAACAGAATTAATTCAGTTAGTGTCGTGCTTTAACAAAATTAAGCATGATCTACAAAAGTTACAACCAAGTTCCGATGGTAATGCCTCAAAGTACAAAATCTTAATCGTTGATGATGTTGAATCAATGCGAGTGGTAACCACAAGTATGCTCAGAAAGTTAGGTTTCGAGCATATTAAAGAAGCAAATAGCGCTGAAAGTGCGTTAATTAAGTTGAAAAAAGCGGTAGCAGAAGACGATAAGTTCGATATCGTAATTACGGATTGGGAAATGGATGGAAAATCAGGGTTAGATTTGTTACGAGAAATTCGTTTAGACGCAAACATGTTAGAAACAGCAGTGTATATTCTTACTGGTCATGGAGAGCAAAGTCATATACTTAAAGCAATTAATGCAGGTGTTACTGGCTATATTTTAAAACCATTAAACTTTCAGGTATTCAGTCAAAAATTAAGCGCATATTTGCCGAAAAAAAATACTGAAATGACTTAAGCGTGTTTGTAAGTGAAAAATACCTCGTAAAATGATCTGCAGATTCGTCGTGTTTGTATAAACTACGGTGTTTGAGTTTACTTTGGGATTTTATGAAACATATCAAAGGCGTAATTTTCGATTTAGACAGTACATTAGTTACGTGCAGTTTGTGCTTTAAAACAATGCGAAAGGAAATTGGCTGCCCATCAGAACAAGATATTTTGCAGTTTGTTGATGCGTTAGAAGAGCCTAAACAGTCTTTAGCAAATCACACAATAAAACGTTTAGAACTTGACGATGCTCATAGTGCAAAGTGGATTGAAGGGGCAGAGCACTTCGTGCAGCATTTAATCAATAAAAACTATCCCACCGCGATTATTACGCGAAACAGTGTTGAAGCAAGTTCTATAAAAATAGCCAACAATCAAATACCAATCGAAACCGTAATAACCCGCGAAGACGCACCGGCAAAGCCCGATCCTACGGCGTTACTTATGCTGGCTGAAAAGTGGAATATTGCCCCCGCTAACTTGTTATACATAGGGGATTATCTTCACGATATTAACATTGCTAAAAATGCAGGTGTGGAAAGTGCACTGTTTTGCGAGTTTGAAACACCAGACTATGCGCATCAAGCAGATTATGTATTTGAGACCTACGCTGAGTTAATGAAGCGTTTCGCTTAACTTAGCGATCAGTTATAGATGAGTTTAATGTTAGATGGATTACAGTGCGAGCCGCTAAGCTGCTAGTTTAGCGAGCAGCATGAATGTATGTTTTAAAACCGATTTTAACTTAACGCCTTGCTAATTTTTTATCGATAAACTGGCAAGATGATTTAAGTGCTTTTTGAAAATGGCTTAAATAGCGCCTTGCCCAAGGATAGTAAAACGCCAATAACAGTAAACCTGCAATAAAAAAGATCAGTGATGGGCCTGGCACCACCATAAAAAGCAAGCCAAGCGCTAGAAACATTACTGCAAACACATGGTTTATCATTTTTTTCATCTGTAGCATCCTAAACGCATAAATTTACGTATAAACACGATATTTATTCATAGTATAAAAAATTTGGTTTAGCGCGCGAATAAATGATGTTACAAACTGTAAATATGAAGCAAAACTCGCTGTATTTCTTTGATATAATGAGTGCAAACCCTGTTCCCCGTCACCGAGCAAGTAATGATTGAAGTAATAGATCAAAAAGATACCTTATCGCCTTTAGCAGAGGCGTTTTTAGCTGAGTTAAAGACAACACACTACAGTGGTGAAATTGACATCAGCTACGCAACACGCATTGTAACCGCAACTGACAACAGTATTTATCAGGCGTTACCGCAAGGTATTTTATTTCCAAAAACAAGCCAAGATATTCAACAGATTTTTTCCCTTGCAAATCAAAGCAAATATCAGCAAATCAAATTTACACCGCGTGGTGGCGGCACAGGCACCAATGGTCAATCGCTAACGCACAGTATGGTGATTGACTTATCGCGC of the Pseudoalteromonas spongiae UST010723-006 genome contains:
- a CDS encoding response regulator gives rise to the protein MFTKIEGTLLAQLINDAIDLSRDELQQPKNVNDKEKLETELIQLVSCFNKIKHDLQKLQPSSDGNASKYKILIVDDVESMRVVTTSMLRKLGFEHIKEANSAESALIKLKKAVAEDDKFDIVITDWEMDGKSGLDLLREIRLDANMLETAVYILTGHGEQSHILKAINAGVTGYILKPLNFQVFSQKLSAYLPKKNTEMT
- a CDS encoding HAD family hydrolase; this translates as MKHIKGVIFDLDSTLVTCSLCFKTMRKEIGCPSEQDILQFVDALEEPKQSLANHTIKRLELDDAHSAKWIEGAEHFVQHLINKNYPTAIITRNSVEASSIKIANNQIPIETVITREDAPAKPDPTALLMLAEKWNIAPANLLYIGDYLHDINIAKNAGVESALFCEFETPDYAHQADYVFETYAELMKRFA
- a CDS encoding PGPGW domain-containing protein, with translation MKKMINHVFAVMFLALGLLFMVVPGPSLIFFIAGLLLLAFYYPWARRYLSHFQKALKSSCQFIDKKLARR